gacaagaaaacctgccgatgaaaagcagaaagtttcactggaactttgtcaatattataattgcaaaacaacatgaagttaaggccaccaaaagtagagaagacatgatgaggaatacaattccacatagaagtgggtcttcttaggaattgctttatccaattgatcttgaaagtattatttaaagtagtaaaatccagaaaattcagtccaccattctcataagtgttcattacaacagttttcctaatgtaatgggtacggtttctccaaagaaagttgaaaagcatctggtctatctccttgcttattttacaGTCAATatataaagatagagcaccatatgttagtctagagatagcttcagccttggttattaggactctaccttttaaagataagtccctctgtagccattgatttagtttcttctggggttttttaataagagggttaaaatttagtaagcctctagacttctagacttctgatcctttgtaatggttatgcctaaatatgtaagttcttcttttactggaataccataatatgaaggtgtcacacaatctttgacagccatgagttcacatttcttaatgttaagatatagaccagacgctttggaaaaggattgtatcacattgatcgatatgggaatttggttagcgtctttcagaaaaagtgtagtatcgtcagccagctggcttataataatttctttaccagctatggaaataccttgtacaggactattatttaaagaatttgcaagaagttgggtgattaataaaaacgggtacggagagataggacaaccttgcctaattcctctctttaactcaaatctaggtgaggtgccatatttcaatttgatagagctgttaccatttgcatagagagtcttaatagccttacagaaaaaatccccaaagccaagtctctcaagggagtggaagagaaactgatgctctactgtgtcaaatgctttataaaaatctaaaaataatatgaagctatcctcagttattaggtctgagtagtcaagtacgtctaatactagtctgacattgttagaaatatgtctgttcctcatgaagccagactGTGTTTCCTCAATGATTGCATCCAAAACTTCTTTAATTCTTTTTGCAAGTAGTGAGGCTAAtatcttatagtcattattaagaagacaaattggacgccagttatcaatgagcagcacttcttttttaggcttaggtatcagtgttattaacccctgactcattgtaggagggagaacattgtttttaatactctctaaaaagacttcaaataggaagggagctacttgttcagaaaataatttgtaaaattctgttgtaattccatcaacacctggtgatttattgttctttagatgtttgatagactctaatctcttcaactttgatgggttcatcacactgtttagattctatatcactgatagagtgaacattattcagtgagttaaaaaacatatctgtggactcctgacagtacgtagagctatacaattttctgtaaaaaTTGCTGCAGTATTTAGCGATTAATTTTTGGtcatctgtaataacaccatcaatgtttaacttatggagctagctagcttgctactcTATCTACTTTTGTGCACACAACGTTCGCTAATAATGCAGCATCATTATCCGTTGTCAGATTGTCATcctaaatcaaaatgtattttatcacatgcgccgaataccgtGAAACGTTTAgttacaagcccttattaaccgaCTGAGCAGTTCAgtaaagagttaagaaaatatttaccagatAAACTAAAGTAGAATAAAAAGTAATattacaataacgaggctatatacagggggtaccgagtcagtgtgcgggggtacaggttagaggtcatttgtacatgtaggtaggggtgaagtgactatgcatagataataaacagcgagtagcagcagtgtaaaaacaaatggaggCGGATAATGTAACAGTCcgatggccatttgattaattaagCAGTCTTAAAAAAAATTgggaagctgttaaggagccttttggtcctagactttgctctccggtactgcttgacgtgtggtagcagagagaacagtctgtgactggagtctgacaaatGTTATTTTTTTGTATTACATTTTTTCCCCCTCCCACTTTTTGAAGAAGTTGCTTTACATACTTATTTTCTCTGCAGGGGTAAATCGCCACTTTCACATGATCTGCATCCGGGATAAATTCAGTCAGAATATTGGGAGGCAAGTGTCATCAAAGGTGATCTGGGACCACCTGGGAACTATGTATGATATGTCGGCCTTGGTGAGTAGAGCGTCTTAATCTTTCTCTGGCCGTTTTGAAATGGAATGTTCTAGAGTCAGTCAGCCGCTATCTTTCCTCTGTAATTTAACACTGAATACTGTCACACATTCTGTCCACTGCAGCATGAGTCAGAAATATTGCCATTTCCCAACTCAGAGAAGAGCTTCAATCTTCCAGAGGAGATGATTCAAAAAGTAAAAGAAGGtaaaccccctctcctctctcttctctcctctcctctcttctctcctctcctctcttctctcttctctcttctctttcctctttcctctttcctctttcctctttcctctttcttctttcttctctcttctctcttctctctcttctctctttctctcttctctcttctctctcctctcttctctctcttctctctcctctttcctctctcttctctcttctctcttctctctcttctctcttctctctcctctttcctctttcctctctcttctctctcctctttcctctttcctctctcttctctcctctttcctctctcttctctctcttctctctcctctttcctctctctcctctttcctctctctcctctctcctctctctcctctcttctcgtctctccacttctctcctcctctctctcctctctctcctcctctctcctctctctcctctctcttctctctcctctcctctctcttctcttctctccacacctcttctcttttcttctcttctcttctctccacacctcttctctcctctctctcctctctcctctctcttctctcttctcatctctccacacctcttctcttttcttctcttttcttctcttctcgtctcttctcgtctctcctctctcttctctcttctcttctcgtctctccactcttctcttctcttttctcttatcctctcctctcttcagaaTCCACCATACTTACAAAAATGCTGAGTTACTAGAAAGTCCATATTACGTTTCTGAGACATTTGTTATTTTGTACATTGTCCCTGCTCAAATAAAcgtaataaatacaaatgtataCATCTCTCTTCCACCCGACTGTacataaaatgtatgcacacatgactaTAAGACGCTGTTAgactgctaaatggcatattattatattattcctGCCCTGAACAGGTAAACTGGTGTCTGAGGACGACATGAAAGACGAGTTGAAAGAAGAACGAGACTCCCCAGCCACGCATGAAGAAGGTTCTCTCCTTTTACATGTATAATTCTATATTGTTTTGATGGAGTTTTATGACTTAAAAGATATAATGGCAAGCTTCAAATGGACGGTGATCTTGAACCTGCTTTTTCGCTCTTCTGCCATTCCTTTCTTTATACTATTTGAATGGTGTTTGTCTGTTGAACTCAACTCTGGTCCTCTGTGTCCTCCACTGTGACTCTGCTCTAAGGTACATGATATTCCCATTGGATGTACACAGCAAACACCAGCCTATCGCCGGACACTAGAATAACAACGGGCTTAATTTGAGTCTATCATACCCTACAAAGTCACAGTCACTGTAGGAGCAGTCACTTACTGTTTTCTTCACTGATCTGAGAGAGCAGTCACTGATCTGAGAGAGCAGTCACTGATCTGAGAGAGCAGTCACTGATCTGAGAGAGCAGTCACTGAACTGAGAGAGCAGTCACTGATCTGAGAGAGCAGTCACTGATCTGAGAGAGCAGTCACTGATCTGAGAGAGCAGTCACTGATCTGAGAGAGCAGTCACTGATCTGAGAGAGCAGTCACTGATCTGAGAGAGCAGTCACTGATCTGAGAGAGCAGTCACTGATCTGAGAGAGCAGTCACTGATCTGAGAGAGCAGTCACTGATCTGAGAGAGCAGTCACTGATCTGAGAGAGCAGTCACTGATCTGAGAGAGCAGTCACTGATCTGAGAGAGCAGTCACTGATCTGAGAGAGCAGTCACTGATCTGAGAGAGCAGTCACTGATCTGAGAGAGCAGTCACTGATCTGAGAGAGGATCTAAAACATTTGGTTTCACAGGTCAACTTTCAGAACTTGGACTGAGTGATGCAGAATCTTTTGAACCTTCAATAATTTCCAaaacccctctctctttacctgacAAATCaatcttttctttctctcctcctctctctcaggcagCAACTCCTCGGTGAAGATGACAGAGAGGGCCGTCAGcaaagacaaggagagagagagagacagagacagagagaagggttcCTCTGAGGGCGGCCCAGGGAAGGAGGCAGCAGACAAGAGGAAGAGGAATCGTGCAACTGAGAAGGTACTCAACTCCAGCAGCAACCCCTCCAGCCCCGGTGGAGCCAAGCGGAGAAGGACGTAGGCCAAGTCACCAGGAGACGCCCTCAAGATATCAGCCGCTGCAGAGAGCAGGAGATcccagggggaggaggagagacctggGACTGGAGAGACTCATCTGTGAAGCCtggaagaaagagggaggaagggggagagacttAGGACTGGAGAGACTCATCTGTGAAGCCTGGAGGGACTCATCTGTGAAGCCTGGAGGGAAacaggagggagggtgagagagtggcGTTTGGAGTCAGACAatagagaagctatttggacaATGCAGAATTTGTGCACAGGTATCCAGGAGACGAAATTAAGAACTTTCAGCCCCACAGAAGCTGCAATTTTAGACTTATGTAATGTTCTCCGAACATCTAGAATGATGTATCATTTTCCCACTGCCACACAATCTCTGAAAACAACACCGCAATAACAATGTGAAGACAAAACTGACTCGTATTGGTCATGATTATCAATATACTGTCACAGCAGCGGAGGTTTCTGGACAatcccctccctccagtcctcggcTCTGGATGAGAGGCCAGCAGCCATGTTTAGTAATATTGACACAATTCAATCAGACACGTTATCAATGACTTCAGAATGAGTGTAATGGTTCTAGTGCTTGTGTTCAGGCTTGTATCCTGTTTGGAGAAATGCAGGACTACTAAATCACAGCAATACACTGTATTACTGGCTGGATGCTTGTTCTAATTGTCTTGTTGTTGTGTGTTCTGATTTGTTACAAGTTGTTGTAAACACATGCATAGAGCACCTCATCCAGCTCTTCCAGTAACTGCCAACCAGATTGTTATTGTACCTCATATGTATAAAATGTAGTTGCAAATTGTCGGTCATtgtccccttttttttctacagtCAGTCTTGTGTATTTTGTCCGTAGGGATTATTGAATGTGCACGTTTTGGTAATTgctaaaaaagtttttttttgtcCGTGTTAAGGACAGACTTTTGcgaatataataaacatgtgtagCTGTAGTCTCCATCCCATTTGAGATCCCTTTTTTAAATTCTCTATTTATTGGACATGTCATATTTTTTAAAGCCTATGTCCCATTAAATGATTTTTGACAAAGTTTGCGACTGGTTCGTTAATTCAACAAACAGTGTATTCTAATGGAGTGTGATGATTTGCAGCATTTGTTCGTTAAAATCCCGTGGGGCTGAACTTCCCGGTGCCTCGGGAGGCACCTACTAAGCAACATGTCTGTGTTTTGTATTAAGCCAGTATGTCAGTGACATGTCAGTGACTATGTCCTCTCTGGCGACACAGGCATCGTTGATACCCAATCACCTTGCAGCAGAACCTCTAAGTAGCTTTGTCAGTCATCCAGTTGATTGTTGGGACTCTTAACTGCAGCGCTCCATACCAGTGTAATTAGTTGATACTGATAAGGATTACTTTACTAACACTGTTTTTGAGTTACTTCTCAGTATGATATCTGAGATCAGCCCATCTCTTTCCATTCTTGCTGGCTGGTTTCCCGTCTAattgcttcacacacacacactcacaccacactCTCTGAGCTGCAGCAGACAAGTGCCTCACTGCAGGCTATGCCTTTCCCTCCATCCTACTGCACCCAAAGGAGGAGGGGGTGCCGACATCGAGCGGGCAGCGCAGCCCGATTCTGCTACAGGTAAGAGGCCGTACAATACGGGTACACCTGCCTTTCAGGGCTCACTGTTGAGCTGCGTATTGAGAGCTGCCATGTCTTGTGTTTTCATTTGCATAAAGACGAGCTTAACATTTGGAATGCTCAAATGTCTTCCTCCAATCAGACTAAAACATGCTAATTATGATGTCTGATATTGTGCAATTATGTTTTATAAAATAAATACGTAATTGCTTTTGATTGACAGTTCCAGCCTTAAGATCATCTGAGGCCACTGATGCCTGTTTACCATCTtgcatgattattattattatttgttacaTCACAACGTAACTTCGGTATTGAAGAAAACAAGCTGTTTTACTAGTAGTTTGTGAGATCGCAGTGAATAAATCTATACCTTGATTAAACTTTTTGTAACATTTTATATGCTCAGTGTAGcaatagactgtagtcaggggatagactagtcaggggatagactgtagtcaggggacagactgtagtcaggggacagactgtagtcaggggatagactgtagtcaggggacagactagtcaggagatagacactagtcagggaatagactgtagtcgggatagactagtcgggggatagactgtagtcaggggacagactgtagtcgggggatagactagtcaggggatagactgtagtcaggggaaagactgtagtcgggggacagactgtagtcaggggatagactagtcaggggatagactgtagtcaggagatagactagtcaggggatagactgtagtcaggggatagactagtcaggggatagactgtagtcaggagatagactagtcagtggatagactgtagtcaggagatagactagttaggggatagactgtagtcaggagatagactagtcaggggatagactgtagtcaggagatagactagtcagggataggctgtagtcaggagatagactagtcaggggatagactgtagtcaggagatagactagtcaggggatagactgtagtttggggatagactgtagtcgggggacaGACTGTAGTCAgcagatagactgtagtcaggggatagactgtagtcagcagatagactagtcagggatagactgtagtcgggagatagactagtcaggggatagactgtagtcaggagatagactgtagtcaggggatagacactagtcaggggatagactgtagtcaggggatagactgtagtcaggggatagactgtagtcaggagatagactgtagttg
The sequence above is a segment of the Oncorhynchus nerka isolate Pitt River linkage group LG20, Oner_Uvic_2.0, whole genome shotgun sequence genome. Coding sequences within it:
- the LOC115121866 gene encoding MRG/MORF4L-binding protein-like gives rise to the protein MGEAELVPAVQAESGISTIEDSVVWSQEVEVCLFHAMLGHKPVGVNRHFHMICIRDKFSQNIGRQVSSKVIWDHLGTMYDMSALHESEILPFPNSEKSFNLPEEMIQKVKEGKLVSEDDMKDELKEERDSPATHEEGSNSSVKMTERAVSKDKERERDRDREKGSSEGGPGKEAADKRKRNRATEKVLNSSSNPSSPGGAKRRRT